The region GTGAAATTTATAGATGCCTTTGGGAGTTGGGCCGTTGGAGTTGAGAGTGAAAGAGGGCTTAGGCCGCTGGAGTTTCATTTTTTTGAAGATTTACTTCGATCGATTTCAGTTTAAGAAGCTCGACTGAATCACTGATCTAAACCACTTAAAATTGAGTTTTTTACCCGAGCTAATCGCAACCTGAACCAATAAGTTCAACATAAAAGCTCCGGTTTTATGCAAGTTAGGTCGGACCGGATAAATTTGGACAGCCCTAGTTTTGACGACAGCACCACCATGTCCTCCAAACATCAACACCGCCAATCTTCTCCGATCATCGACAACTTCACATCTGTGGATCGGCCGTGAAAAAGTGAAGAGatacaaaaagaagaaaagagtaGTAGAGAGCGGAAGAGATACATGTGAAGGTGATGTTGTAAGAGACTCAACGACGTCGTGACAATGTTACAACTATATTTAAATTAGGGTTTGGTAGCTAGTTTGGGCCAAAAGCCCGAGCCcaaaattcaattttaaaacTGAATTGGATGGCAACACGACCATGTCTTCCAAACATCAATACCGCCAATCTTCTTTGAAGGTGATGTTGTAAGAGACTTAGCAACACTGTGACAATTTCACAATATAAGaataaggccccgtttggaaaaacagcttaattaagcgcttatgacataagcgcttattcataagctatttttaaaaatttattgaaataaattaaaactaagctgtatataagcataagctgtttttcataagctatcctgagtagcttatgaaaataagctgaaaatagcttatggcaggccatgaactgtttgcataagccctcccaaacactggcataagagcttatgctgtcagataagttcaaataagctcttccaaactgggcctaaaTTAAATTAGGGTTTAGTAGCTAGTTTGGGCTAAAACCCCATAcccaaaattcaatttttaaattttaataaaattaaatttcatgtTGTCTGCTACATAAAATTTGATTCTTTTGTCTATAACAACTTGACCAAGTTATTGCTAtcctaatatttaaaataaaaaacaatgttACTACACATTTTTGTTTCAGGTCAGCGGTGAAATAATATTGAGAAATTATCATTGATAAAAAAATGGTAGATAATGTATATTTagtaatttcaaaattttaataaatatttatacgCATAGAGAATGATGAAGATCTTCATAAGGCAAATATGTTGAAACATTGATGTATATATGGACGATATTATTGTCAAAACACTAGACCAACAAAACCACAGATGGCATTGGAGAGTTTTTTCAAGAGCTTAGATACAAAACATGCGTTTCAATTCAATTAAGTGTGTTTTTGGGCTAGAAGTAGATAAGTTACTAGGGTTCATGCTAACCAATCGTGAAATTGAAGCTAACCCGAACAAGTGTCAAGCTGTGATGGATATGCAAAGCCCGCAGAGCGTCAAGGAAGTCCAACAATTTGCTGGGCAGATCGCAACACACTCAAGATTCATAACTAGCTTAGCTCACAAAGCAATCCCTTTGCACCAATTCTAGAAGAAGAATAAGTAGTTTGAATGGCTTGAAGAATGAAAGCATGCACTCAGAGCCTTCAAACAAGCCTTAACCATGTTGTGAGTCCTCTAAAGCTAGTAAGCGGGGAACACCTCTACTTGTACATGTCCATGTCGGCCACATCCCTCAGCTTCGTACTTTTCCGGGAAGACAAAGACAACCACCAATCAATTTTCTTCATTATTAAAGCGTTTCAAGGAGCAGATGAGAAAATCCTCTTGCTGTATTCACTTAAGAGGATTTCATAACTACATTTATACCCACTCATCAATATCGATAAGTATACTATCTATGAACTCCATACTCCAAAAGTCGGATTTGACATATCGTATGATCACATGGTCAGTTAAACTCTCCCAATCCGACAGATTTTGTTGTCGAACTCACAAATGTTTAGCCTCATCCTGAAAATAGGACAACAATAAAATGAATGATTTACGTTGATCGCTCCTCAAACTTGAGGGGAAGTGAAGCAAGGGTTGTCCTAGTGAATCCCCAAGAGATCCACTAGAATTATCCCTCTTATTTGACTTTCCGACATCCAACAACCGGCCAAAATATGAAACATGCATGGCCATAATGTAGATGGCCAAGGATGAAGGATGTCCATACAAAAAGGGTGAAAGTTTGCAAGGGCTCCTAGCTTATGGTTTCTCAAGTTAACAGAGTGTACTAGACGAATGAGCCTTAACTTTTATAAGTATAAATGGTAAAACATAATTAAAACTCTCTTAAAACTTTAAAAGCGACAAATAATTAATAACAAAATTTTCTCTCGTGAAATTATGACAGATAAAAAGAAATAAGTAgcaaatttcaaaatttgtCTGTAATTCATCTTCGATCTTATTCTATTGCAGGACCATTTTAATTAAACAAATGAACCTCTTTTCACCTATAAAGTTTTGGAGACTATTAGCACAAAGGGACCATTACCAAGCAAGGTGTCCTGAAAAATCAAAGTGGctttatattataatttagaCCAACAATTTTGTCTGTCAGTGAGGCAGAGGTGCTTTAGAACTGGCCTGACCTCAGAGATCCCCCACCATATGGCTTTGTTGTTGCACTGCTCATCATGGGGCAATGGTGTTAGCGACCTCATAATAATGTAACATCCATATGAAAAGCACCAAAGCAAAGAGGAGGGGGGAATtagaggaaaaggaaaaaagcaAAAGCAGAGCAATCAATTGCTTTCCAAATCCAAAAAACTAAAAGTGCTTAATATTCCACAGTAGAATGTAAGAGCATCTTAATACATGGTATAATCATCACTCTTAAAGCTACTTTAGACACTCCATGATGCTTAGCTCATTGGATTACCCTCCCTGCCCcgttccctctctctctctctctctctctctctctctcttgtgaCATAAAATGGCCCCCAtagttctttctttctcttcctcttacAGCAGCAGTAAAGCCATGGTGGACACAGCAATATGAAATCCAAATGACCCAATCATCACCTGCAGTTACGCACAATAGAATTCAACTCTCAATCAGTAATCCATAAATCCCACTACTTCTTAAAGCATTGCATCAAACAAACACATTTATATTTATGTGCGTGCTTGCTAGCTAACAAATCACATTGAAGTTCTTGAGACAAGCACGCACATTAATAGCATGTGGCGATTGGCTTAGTAGATATTTAAGAATCATTTTGGCAAATTGATTTcagtctcaaaatcaattttgctagAAGTTAGAGAGAGTAGGTTCAGCGTTAAACATAATCAACTGTGGAATTTCACAATATTACCTTACAAAAATCACGTCTTTCACAAATGTATAAAAAAACTTCACTTTCAACTTACTTTAACTGATAAtcaattttaccaaaatcaattgtgagAACATAGATTCACTCATTTAGCATACACTTATGTTTTTTTATCAGAATAAGTACTCATATATAAGCTTCTAACTATAATTACTTTTAACCATAATTGATTTAGACTTTAAAACTAACTAGTAACTACAGAAGAGTTTCTTAACATGTTATTAGATGCATCAACATTAATTGGTACTACAACATAACATGTGATATGTAGTATAATTTAAAGTTTCTGCATTCTCAGGAAAAGTGCATAACAGCAGACCCAATGCAGAAATGATAGACACTATTGAGTGCATACTTTTTTTtggagagagtgagagaggggtATGGGCACCTGTCCTTGATGGCCAGAGGTTGGGAGGGGGCGTATGGTAGCAGAATCAACTTCACCAGTAGGCAGAGGAACTGCAGGGTTGCTGTTAATGAAGGGCATGCTAGTGCTAGTGCTACCCCCTTTACCTGGTACCAGTGGAACTGTCTCCGCCGGTGAACTTGCTGCTGGTGCTGGACCAGGTGAAGCTGCTGCTTGGTGAGGACGGAAAGGCCATGGAAATGAAGGAGAAGATGGCACATCTCCACCTGAAGAAGGAGCTGGAGTAGTTACCACTGGAGAAGGTTCTGGAGTCACTTCTGAACCTTGTGGTggtgctgctgctgctgaagaAACCTTTATAGCTAGCTTCTGAGAATTTTGGCATGTTTTGAGCGAGCCATTGTTGAAGGTGAAGTAGAAGAAACCAGTGCGAGATGGATGCCACTAGGAACATGAACAAAAAATTGGTtaagaaaattagaaagttCAATAACTCTTTTCCCCTGTTTCCCCTGTTTTTGCATGTGTTAGATAAAGGAAGAATTTTGAAGCTGTTTTCAAACACCCAGATGAAATTGAAAAAGCCTTACCGTGTAGGAGGTAGTGGTGGGATTGGTGAGAAGAGTGGCTTGGGTGAGATTGCAAATATTGAAGGCATTCTGGTTCTTGAAAATGTAGAGGCTGTGATTTTGCTTGTGCTTGAAAACTGAAACAGAGGAGAGGCAGAGTAATCATGTTAGCTACTATTGTTAAACATTGAGTATGAAGATTccaaatggttttttttttgttcctgtGTGTTAGTAGTACTTACTGATAGAATCACCAATGTGAACGGTTGGGTTCTTCCACTCAGAAAATCCATCTACTACAATTGTGGTGGAATGTGAGAGCTTGAACAGTGAAagtagaagaaagaagaagaagatggggaAGGACATTATGATAATGTGCTTTGTTTTTTTGTGAGGAAAATAGCAGAGAGAAGAGTGAATTTAGAAGAGGCTTTGTAGCTTTTGCACTGTATTTGTATTTATCTCTGGAGTCTGGCCCATTTCTGTGGGTAAATATGGAAtagcaaaaattgaaaataaaaaaggattTTGAAAACTGTGTTTTGTGTGGGGGAAAGAGACAGAGAGTGGGGAAGGAGACTGTTAAATTGTCAGAGGTGTTTGGCTTTTGATAAGAAAGTGTTTGAATGGGTGCCAGACATGGGTGTTGGGGATGGTGGACTGATATTATTTTACACATCAAAAGGTTGCATGATTTTGTTTGTGGAAATCTAACCTCAAAATTATAAGAAGAGGTTGAAAAAATATGCATGAACACAATCACAAGGAAAATTTGGTGAATCATGATGATGGGGATTATAATTCTAAAATGATTAGTCTGGTGATTATGAGCCCTCAGTCATGATACTGTTTTCACTTGTGAGAAATTAAAAATGCCTTTCTCTTTTACCCCATTTATTTTGACTAAAAGCTTTTGCCCCTTGCTTTGTACGATGCAATGTTGCTCATATTTTGATGCATGAAGGAATCAGATTttcaaggtaattttttttttatgcttcTAAGTTAATTATAATAGATCCCTGCATTCGTCGCTTCTCATTCTCTGTTTcaccaattaaaaaaattgcacCCGTCGTAAACCTCAATTGCAACGAGGACCATAATCTCCAAGTTGATTTCTATTTTGCATATAATTtttgagttatgatattctcacGTCTCTTTCTCTTACAAATCATTTCCACCtcgtttttctttctatctctttctcCTACATTCTATTACTTCACTTATCATATCATTCATTTCCTTCTTGAATTTCCAGAGGTGGAGAGGTGTGTACTAAACATTTTCCTTCCATAATTTTCAGACATTGATTTACCTTATttgaatgaagattttttttcataatgcAGATGCAAGTAGTCTCAACTCTGAGGTAGCAGAGACTTGGTGTAACGGAGGTCCTGATCTCCTTTCCAGACTTTCTGAGGTTAATACTGCTCTTGACGGTTGGGGGAAAGCTAAATTTGGGGATTTACCGAGGAAAATTTCATATCAGCAAGCCTGGTTACAAGAGCTTCAGCGGAAAACACAAACTGAACAAGTGATTATGGCGTCTCACGAGGCGGCAAAGGAACTAGACTCTTTGTTAGAACAAGAAGAGATTTGGTGGAGCCAGAGATCGCGAGCAACTTGGCTCAAACATGGGGATAAAAATTCAAAGTTTTTCCATCATAAAGCATCCCAACGGAGGAAGAGGAATATGATCGAGTTGATTAGAGATGATAGAGGCAGAAAATACGAAGAGGACAAAGATATATCGAGTGTCCTAATGGACTATTTTACTAACCTTTTTGCCACTTCAAACCCTTCAGGGGTGGAGGAGGCCACTTCTCTTGTTGCAGGTCGCATCTCACCCTCCCATTTGGAAACACTTTCAGAGCCTTTTACAAAGGAGGAGGTTGAACAAGCCCTATTTCAGATGCACCCGACAAAAGCACCAGGTTTGGATGGCCTCCCAGCGCTTTTCTATCAAAAGTTTTTGCATGTTATAGGGGAGGAGGTAGCTGATTTTTGCCTGCAAATTCTTAGAGGTGACGTATCACCAGGTATCATTAACCATACTTTATTGGTTTTTATCCCTAAGATTAAAAAGTCTGAGCATGCCACGCATTTTAGGCCAATCAGCTTATGCAATGTTATATTTAAAGTTGTAACCAAGACAATTGCAAATAGACTGAAGTTGATTTTATCAGACTTAATTTGTGAAAACCAGAGTGCCTTTGTTCCAGGGCGTTTGATAACCGATAATGCTTTGATAGCATATGAGTGCTTTcattttatgaagaagaaaatcacTGGCCGCAATGGCATTATGGCGCTTAAATTGGACATGCCCAAAGCGTATGACCGTATTGAATGGTCCTTTTTGGAGTCGGTTCTTAAGAATATGGGTTTTCCATCAACATGGGTAAGTTTAATTATGAATTGTGTGACATCAGTGTCCTTTTCTATTATGCTGAATGGGAACCCTCAGCCTAGCTTCACCCCGCAGAGGGGGCTGAGGCAAGGGGATCCTCTGTCCCCATACTTGTTTATTTTATGTGGAGAGGTTTTCTCAGCCATGATTGAAAAATCTATTATGTCCTCTCAGCTTAGTGGCATTAAAATTAGTAGGCGTGCTCCTGTTATTTCACACTTGCTCTTTGCAGATGATAGTGTGTTGTTTGCACGTGCGAGGGTGGAAGAGGCCCAGTGTTTGAAGCAGATCCTTGCTACCTATGAACGAGCTTCTGGCCAGATGATCAACCTTGATAAGTCTATGCTTTCCGTGAGCCGAAATGTGCATGATAATTGTTTCCATGAGCTTAAGCAGCTGTTGAATGTTAAGGCGGTTGAAGGCTATGACAAGTATCTGGGTTTACCGACTATCACCGGTAAGTCTAAAACccaaatatttaattttgtcaAGGAAAGAGTTTGGAAAAAGCTTAAAGGGTGGAAGGAAAAGTTTCTTTCAAGAGCTGGGAgggaaattttaattaaatttgtgGCACAAGCAATTCCTTCTTATGTTATGTCTTGCTTTGTCTTGCCTGATGGTATTTGTGCAGATATTGACCGCATGATTTCCAAGTTTTTCTGGGGCGGTGATCCAGCTCGCCAAAGTTTACATTGGACCAAGTGGGAAAATCTTTGTAAAGGAAAAATGGAAGGTGGCCTTGGCTTTCGAGACTTCAAATCTTTTAATTTGGCCTTAGTAGGCAAGAATTGGTGGCGAATTTATACACATCCGGATTGTTTGATGGCCCGTGTCTTCAAGGCGGTATATTTTAGTAGTGGTGACATTCGTGGGGCTAAGAAAGGTTACCGTCCAAGCTTTGCATGGACAAGCATTATGAAGACTAGTTGGATTTTTGAACGAGGAGGTATGTGGCGCATTGGTGATGGAACACAGGTCAATATTTGGACTGATAAATGGGTGCCGAATGGAGCGTCCCTCGTTTATGGACACGATCTTGTTAACGAAATGGCTCTATCAAACGTTGCATCGTTAATTGATCATGATAGGCATTGTTGGCGGAGGGACTTGATAGAGTTTGTCTTTAGTCCAAGCACAGCGGAGATTATCCTTTCCATTCCTTTGAGCTTAAATGGGGGTCGTGATATTTTATTTTGGCCAGAATCCTCCAATGGACACTACACTTCCAAGGCTGGGTATGTTTTCCTGAGAAAGTTAGCAAGCATTGAGGCTCCTTCCTCGTCCACGGCGGTTGGCTTTAGTCCCAGGTTCTGGAAAGGTTTTTGGGCTACCTCTGCATTGCCTAGATGCAAGGAGACATGCTGGAGAGCTATCTCGGGTTACTTGCCTCTGAGAGATAGGCTGTTCCGGCGACACGTTGACGTTGATCCAGGTTGTTGTTTGTGCTCGGGTGAGAACGAGACCGCGGAGCATCTTTTCATGCTTTGCCCAGCAGCGAAGCAGGTCTAGTACGCGTCCTCCTTGTCTCTTCGAGTCGACAGCTTCATTGCTTTTGCAGATTTCTGGGCGTGGGTGGTCGAGCAAGGCGATTCCGAATTCATTTCCACTGTCCAGACGATTATTTATGCAATATGGGAGGCCAGAAATCAGGTGCAGTTCCAACAGCGCACTTTCTCTGTCACCGGTGTCCTCCGTCGCGTTGCTGCCATGAATAGTGCGTCTCAAAAGAGCG is a window of Lotus japonicus ecotype B-129 chromosome 5, LjGifu_v1.2 DNA encoding:
- the LOC130721303 gene encoding early nodulin-like protein 14 yields the protein MSFPIFFFFLLLSLFKLSHSTTIVVDGFSEWKNPTVHIGDSIIFKHKQNHSLYIFKNQNAFNICNLTQATLLTNPTTTSYTWHPSRTGFFYFTFNNGSLKTCQNSQKLAIKVSSAAAAPPQGSEVTPEPSPVVTTPAPSSGGDVPSSPSFPWPFRPHQAAASPGPAPAASSPAETVPLVPGKGGSTSTSMPFINSNPAVPLPTGEVDSATIRPLPTSGHQGQVMIGSFGFHIAVSTMALLLL